atatcaggagaaattaattttaatttgaaatactaGAGAAATTAAGTTTCATTacaatacaagaaaaatttattttaattacaaatatatttttaaatactatagtttcttagaaataaaagtttatttggcttttaataaaaaacaattttattttttgcatataaaagtatttactgtatttttctatataatagtcatcacatattatatttatgtacatatatttatatacacaaatcacacatataaaagtataaaaaaatatataaaatggaatatatatatatatataaatggaaaaaaaagttaaatattacttattacagTACTTACTACAGAATATAATACAAGTTATATtagataataagaaaaaaatattaaatcatcaaatataaatagaaattttaaggTACATCGTGATGTTGCCCTCGACGTATGTATTCATATTGCCAAGGAACTTCCCCAGCTGCTGTCATGAAATATGATGAAAGAGTATCGCGCATTGTATATGCTTCTCTAGTGGCTCGATGTGCTCCTGCATTTCTCATAGGTCTTATTTGATCAATTTGTGTCTGTTGTCTCCATTCTCCTTCTATTAAATCCCCTTCTTCCGTTTCTCTGTCTGTAAATTGGGGATGACAATACCTTTGCTGCAGCGGGactttttcatcatttttagtttttaaaaaattatgcaagcaAATTGCTGCTAGCACCAATCGGTCAGCAACATCTGGACTAGCACATATTGATCTTAGAAATATTCTCCACCTGGCTGTAAAGATTCCAaatgtattttcaattatcCTTCTGGCTCGGGATaatcgataattaaaaattctcttttgTTCATTTAAAGACCTCCCTGGATAAGGTCGCATCATGTGTGTAGACATTTGAAATGCTTCATCCCcaacgaaataataaaatactttcttATCACTTCCTGGTAGAAGAGTAGTGCCTCCAGGTATGTTGAGCGTATCTGAGTATAGAGATTTTCCAAAATCTGATCTAGAAAGAATTCCGCCATCACTTTCACTGCCATACGCACCAACGTTGAACAGTGTAAACTTATATCGAGCATCACAAGCAGCCATCAGCACAATACTAAaagtctttttataattaaaatatgttgagCCAGAATTCGGAGGTGCTTGGATAGATATGTGCTTGCCATCTATTGCTCCAACGCAGTTTGGCAAATTccataattctaaaaaatcgCTGCTGATTTTCATCCATTCTTCTTTTGTGGGATGTTTCACATAAATTGGCATCAGAACATCCGCTATAACAGAGCATGTTTCCTTGACGATCATATGAGCAGTGGACTCTCCTACTCTGTATGCTAAAGCTACAGATAGCATCTGGTCTCCTGTTGCTAAATATCTGTAACAAAGTTGATAAACTTTCCAAAATTCAATCCATGCATAAAATGtacagtttattattttaaaacacataaTCTATACCTCAGAGTTATTGCAAGACGTTGTTCTGGACATATCGGAGTTCTGATACTTCTTTTCTGCAAGAACGGACCCACTAGTCGCAgtaattcataaaatgtagGCACATCCATTCTCATATACCGGAAAAACATATCTTCATCTTTTTTCAACTCCGCAAATAAAGTTGCGAAATCACCATACTGTGCACGTCGAGTATTGATGGGACGAACCCACCATCGCCTGTTCCTCCAACATTTGGATTTTTTCGTCTTCCATACAGTGTACAATGCTAGGCTAGCTACTTGCATTGTACAGAGAAATAATATCATGTTTTCGTCATCCATagcaaaattatctaaaaagtatattaaagaaaatatactaataaaaaaaccatatagtattatatatacagaattatataaatacacgtgtgtgtatgtatgagtatatatttaacttacTTTGTTCAATAAAAAccttaaaatgttaatattttattaaatattaatattaatatttaatatttttgcgtcaCGTTGCTGGGATCAATTATAAACACTACGAAGCAGCCGAC
The nucleotide sequence above comes from Linepithema humile isolate Giens D197 chromosome 4, Lhum_UNIL_v1.0, whole genome shotgun sequence. Encoded proteins:
- the LOC136999230 gene encoding uncharacterized protein — protein: MDDENMILFLCTMQVASLALYTVWKTKKSKCWRNRRWWVRPINTRRAQYGDFATLFAELKKDEDMFFRYMRMDVPTFYELLRLVGPFLQKRSIRTPICPEQRLAITLRYLATGDQMLSVALAYRVGESTAHMIVKETCSVIADVLMPIYVKHPTKEEWMKISSDFLELWNLPNCVGAIDGKHISIQAPPNSGSTYFNYKKTFSIVLMAACDARYKFTLFNVGAYGSESDGGILSRSDFGKSLYSDTLNIPGGTTLLPGSDKKVFYYFVGDEAFQMSTHMMRPYPGRSLNEQKRIFNYRLSRARRIIENTFGIFTARWRIFLRSICASPDVADRLVLAAICLHNFLKTKNDEKVPLQQRYCHPQFTDRETEEGDLIEGEWRQQTQIDQIRPMRNAGAHRATREAYTMRDTLSSYFMTAAGEVPWQYEYIRRGQHHDVP